One part of the Raphanus sativus cultivar WK10039 chromosome 7, ASM80110v3, whole genome shotgun sequence genome encodes these proteins:
- the LOC108816203 gene encoding uncharacterized protein LOC108816203 produces MAMNTGIRYISKIIASSESSVSRSVSRSFHSTGAKKMSGGGGHGHDEPYYLHAKHMYNLDRMKYQGLKMSLGVFTAFSIGVGVPIFAVVFQQRKTASG; encoded by the exons ATGGCGATGAACACAGGAATCCGATATATCTCAAAGATAATAGCTTCATCCGAATCATCAGTCTCCAGATCTG TGAGCAGAAGCTTCCACTCAACTGGAGCTAAGAAGATGAGCGGAGGAGGAGGGCATGGTCATGACGAGCCATACTACCTCCACGCAAAGCACATGTACAATTTGGACCGCATGAAGTACCAAGGTCTCAAGATGTCTCTCGGTGTCTTTACTGCTTTCAGCATTGGCGTTGGAGTTCCCATCTTTGCTGTTGTCTTCCAGCAGAGGAAGACTGCCTCTGGTTGa
- the LOC108816126 gene encoding GCN5-related N-acetyltransferase 10, chloroplastic, with the protein MAHLPHSLYSAARPKFPYAGKSAQPKWSRFPGTLRCASTESLTSLTQNAAEIELKYMVSQHGWGVRRLRRDDEEEIRRVSLVQAEAFHIPLALFNDFFFLFFQAEVLSGLLYKLKNSPPDRYACLVAEQTSETDTSSSSSVVGVVDITVQTENAVLRHFPGVEEYLYVSGLAVSKAQRRKKMASTLLKACDVICYLWGFKLLALRAYEDDAAARNLYSNAGYTVVESDPPWTSTWIGRKRRVLMTKRIS; encoded by the exons atggCTCACTTGCCACATAGTCTCTACTCCGCTGCTAGGCCAAAGTTTCCATATGCCGGAAAGTCCGCCCAGCCGAAGTGGAGTCGCTTCCCAGGGACCCTGCGGTGCGCATCGACCGAGTCCTTAACGAGTTTGACTCAGAATGCGGCGGAGATAGAGTTGAAGTATATGGTGAGTCAACACGGGTGGGGCGTGAGGAGGTTGAGAAGAGACGACGAAGAAGAGATAAGGAGAGTGTCTCTGGTTCAGGCCGAAGCTTTCCACATCCCTCTCGCTCTTTTCAAtgattttttcttcttgtttttccAG GCAGAAGTTTTGTCAGGGCTTCTCTACAAACTAAAGAATTCACCTCCTGATAG ATATGCATGTCTTGTGGCGGAGCAAACAAGCGAAACTGACACTAGTTCAAGCTCAAGTGTCGTTGGAGTAGTTGACATCACAGTTCAGACAGAAAACGCAGTACTCCGCCACTTTCCCGGCGTTGAAGAATATCTTTACGTCTCAGGCTTAGCCGTCTCCAAAGCCcaaag AAGGAAGAAGATGGCAAGTACATTGTTAAAGGCATGTGATGTTATATGCTACTTGTGGGGTTTCAAGCTTCTTGCTCTTAGAGCTTACGAAGACGATGCAGCCGCTAGAAACCTCTACTCAAACGCTGGTTACACCGTGGTCGAGTCTGATCCACCTTGGACCTCTACTTGGATAGGAAGAAAACGTCGCGTTCTTATGACCAAACGCATTTCTTAG
- the LOC108814583 gene encoding transcription factor IIIA, whose amino-acid sequence MNPSPCVDTQREMSGAEAANVDVNQTKTKDIRNYLCQYCGISRSKKYLITSHIESHHKMEVEEERNEEACEEDEDEISGKKHTCQECGAEFKKPAHLKQHMQSHSLERPFACYVDDCTASYRRKDHLNRHLLTHKGKLFKCPVEICKSEFSVHGNISKHVKKFHTDTDSNKDDAVVGDSQPSESSSGQKKLVCKEVGCGKAFKYPSQLQKHEDSHEKLDSVEAFCSEIGCMKYFTNEECLKAHIRSCHQHVNCEICGSKHLKKNIKRHLRTHDEDSSSPGEFKCEVEGCSSTFSKPSNLQKHLKAVHEDIRPFVCGFPGCGMRFAYKHVRNNHENSGSHIYTCGDFVEADEDFTSRPRGGLKRKQVTAEMLVRKRVMPPQFDSEEHETC is encoded by the exons ATGAACCCTAGTCCTTGTGTAGACACGCAAAGAGAGATGTCGGGAGCAGAAGCAGCTAACGTTGACGTCAATCAAACGAAGACAAAGGACATACGAAACTACCTCTGCCAGTACTGCGGAATCAGCAGATCGAAAAAGTACCTCATCACTTCACACATCGAATCTCATCATAAG ATGGAAGTCGAAGAGGAAAGAAATGAAGAAGCTTGTGAGGAGGATGAAGATGAGATCTCTGGTAAAAAACACACTTGCCAAGAGTGTGGTGCTGAGTTTAAGAAACCTGCTCATTTGAAGCAGCATATGCAAAGCCACTCCCTTGAG AGACCTTTTGCTTGCTATGTGGATGATTGTACTGCGAGTTATAGGAGAAAAGATCATCTCAATAGACATCTTTTGACCCATAAAGGGAAGCTGTTCAAGTGTCCAGTTGAGATTTGCAAGAGTGAGTTCTCAGTACATGGCAATATCAGTAAGCATGTCAAGAAGTTCCATACTGACACCGATAGTAACAAGGATGACGCTGTTGTTGGAGATTCTCAACCCTCTGAATCTTCTTCTGGTCAGAAGAAGCTTGTCTGCAAAGAAGTTGGTTGTGGAAAAGCCTTCAAGTATCCTTCACAGCTCCAGAAGCATGAGGATTCTCATG AGAAACTGGACTCTGTGGAGGCTTTTTGTTCCGAGATTGGTTGTATGAAGTACTTTACGAACGAGGAGTGTCTCAAGGCACACATAAGATCCTGCCATCAGCACGTCAACTGTGAGATATGTGGTTCTAAGCATTTAAAGAAAAACATCAAGAGACATCTACGGACTCATGACGAAGATTCATCATCACCAGGAGAGTTCAAGTGTGAAGTGGAGGGTTGCTCTTCCACATTCTCAAAG CCTTCTAATCTTCAGAAACACTTGAAAGCAGTGCACGAGGATATCCGACCCTTTGTATGTGGCTTTCCAGGTTGTGGCATGAGATTTGCATACAAACACGTCAGAAACAACCATGAGAATTCTGGCAGCCACATATATACCTGC GGTGATTTTGTTGAAGCGGATGAAGATTTCACCTCGAGACCTAGAGGTGGACTAAAGAGAAAGCAAGTTACAGCGGAAATGCTTGTAAGGAAGAGGGTCATGCCTCCTCAGTTTGATTCAGAAGAACACGAGACTTGCTAG
- the LOC130498015 gene encoding uncharacterized protein LOC130498015 yields the protein MSNNENVDDVGAGAGAEDGGGTTRRKVNKWHASLRSVIERTFGVWKKKWRILDNLPRYDVKTQNRIVHATMVLHNFIRLHKIPDADFEDSDSSGQAQQRRRIEEEELSKLEEEEITMDGQ from the coding sequence ATGTCTAATAATGAAAATGTTGATGATGTTGGTGCTGGTGCTGGTGCTGAAGACGGCGGTGGAACTACACGTCGTAAGGTCAATAAATGGCATGCATCACTTCGTTCAGTCATCGAAAGAACGTTCGGAGTTTGGAAAAAGAAATGGAGAATCCTTGATAACTTGCCTCGCTATGACGTCAAGACCCAAAATAGAATTGTGCATGCAACAATGGTTCTTCACAATTTTATTAGGCTTCACAAAATTCCAGATGCTGATTTTGAAGATAGTGATAGCAGTGGTCAAGCACAACAAAGACGACggattgaagaagaagagcttagtaaacttgaagaagaagaaataacaATGGATGGTCAATAA
- the LOC130497601 gene encoding uncharacterized protein LOC130497601 yields the protein MAMNTGIRSISKIIASSESSVSRSVSRSFHSTGAKKMSGGGGHGHDEPYYLHAKHMYNLDRMKYQGLKMSLGVFTAFSIGVGVPIFAVVFQQRKTASG from the exons ATGGCGATGAACACAGGAATCCGATCTATCTCAAAGATAATAGCTTCATCCGAATCATCAGTCTCCAGATCTG TGAGCAGAAGCTTCCACTCAACTGGAGCTAAGAAGATGAGCGGAGGAGGAGGGCATGGTCATGACGAGCCATACTACCTCCACGCAAAGCACATGTACAATTTGGACCGCATGAAGTACCAAGGTCTCAAGATGTCTCTCGGTGTCTTTACTGCTTTCAGCATTGGCGTTGGAGTTCCCATCTTTGCTGTTGTCTTCCAGCAGAGGAAGACTGCCTCTGGTTGa
- the LOC108817916 gene encoding GCN5-related N-acetyltransferase 10, chloroplastic, with the protein MAHLPHTLYSAARPKFPYAGKSAQPKWSRFPGTLRCASTESLTSLTQNAAEIELKYMVSQHGWGVRRLRRDDEEEIRRVSLVQAEAFHIPLALFNDFFFLFFQAEVLSGLLYKLKNSPPDRYACLVAEQTGEADTSLSSSVVGVVDITVQTENSVLRHFPGVEEYLYVSGLAVSKAQRRKKMASTLLKACDVICYLWGFKLLALRAYEDDAAARNLYSNAGYTVVESDPPWTSTWIGRKRRVLMTKRIS; encoded by the exons ATGGCTCACTTGCCACATACTCTCTACTCCGCTGCTAGGCCAAAGTTTCCATATGCCGGAAAGTCCGCCCAGCCGAAGTGGAGTCGCTTCCCAGGGACCCTACGGTGCGCATCGACCGAGTCCTTAACGAGTTTGACTCAGAATGCGGCGGAGATAGAGTTGAAGTATATGGTGAGTCAACACGGGTGGGGTGTGAGGAGGCTGAGAAGAGACGACGAAGAAGAGATTAGGAGAGTGTCTCTGGTTCAAGCCGAAGCTTTCCACATCCCTCTCGCTCTTTTCAAtgattttttcttcttgtttttccAG GCAGAAGTTTTGTCAGGGCTTCTCTACAAACTAAAGAATTCACCTCCTGACAG ATATGCATGTCTTGTGGCGGAGCAAACAGGCGAAGCTGACACTAGTTTAAGCTCAAGTGTCGTTGGAGTAGTTGACATCACAGTTCAGACGGAAAACTCAGTACTCCGCCACTTTCCCGGCGTTGAAGAATATCTTTACGTCTCAGGCTTAGCCGTCTCCAAAGCCcaaag AAGGAAGAAGATGGCAAGTACATTGTTAAAGGCATGTGATGTTATATGCTACTTGTGGGGTTTCAAGCTTCTTGCTCTTAGAGCTTACGAAGACGATGCAGCCGCTAGAAACCTCTACTCAAACGCTGGTTACACCGTGGTCGAGTCTGATCCACCTTGGACCTCTACTTGGATAGGAAGAAAACGTCGCGTTCTTATGACCAAGCGCATTTCTTAG
- the LOC108817915 gene encoding transcription factor IIIA encodes MNPSPCVDTQREMSEEEANVDVNPTKTKDIRNYLCQYCGISRSKKYLITSHIESHHKLEVEEERNEEACEDDEEEISGKKHTCQECGAEFKKPAHLKQHMQSHSLERPFACYVDDCTASYRRKDHLNRHLLTHKGKLFKCPVENCKSEFSVHGNISKHVKKFHTDSDSNKDDDAVGGDSQPSESSSGQKKLVCKEVGCGKAFKYPSQLQKHEDSHVKLDSVEAFCSEIGCMKYFTNEECLKAHIRSCHQHVNCEICGSKHLKKNIKRHLRTHDEDSSSPGEFKCEVEGCSSTFSKPSNLQKHLKAVHEDIRPFVCGFPGCGMRFAYKHVRNNHENSGSHIYTCGDFVEADEDFTSRPRGGLKRKQVTAEMLVRKRVMPPQFDSEEHETC; translated from the exons ATGAACCCTAGTCCTTGTGTAGACACGCAAAGAGAGATGTCGGAAGAAGAAGCTAACGTCGACGTGAATCCAACGAAGACCAAGGACATACGAAACTACCTCTGCCAGTACTGCGGAATCAGCAGATCGAAAAAGTATCTCATCACTTCACACATCGAATCTCATCACAAG TTGGAAGTCGAAGAGGAAAGAAATGAGGAAGCTTGtgaggatgatgaagaagagatCTCTGGTAAAAAACACACGTGCCAAGAGTGTGGTGCTGAGTTTAAGAAACCTGCTCATTTGAAGCAGCATATGCAAAGCCACTCCCTTGAG AGACCTTTCGCTTGCTATGTGGATGATTGTACTGCGAGTTATAGGAGAAAAGATCATCTCAATAGACATCTTTTGACCCATAAAGGGAAGCTGTTCAAGTGTCCAGTTGAGAATTGCAAGAGTGAGTTCTCAGTACATGGCAATATCAGTAAGCATGTCAAGAAGTTTCATACTGACAGTGATAGTAACAAGGATGATGACGCTGTTGGTGGAGATTCTCAACCCTCTGAATCTTCTTCTGGTCAGAAGAAGCTTGTCTGCAAAGAAGTTGGTTGTGGAAAAGCCTTCAAGTATCCTTCACAGCTCCAGAAGCATGAGGATTCTCATG TGAAATTGGACTCTGTGGAGGCTTTTTGTTCCGAGATTGGTTGTATGAAGTACTTTACGAACGAGGAGTGTCTCAAGGCACACATAAGATCCTGCCATCAGCACGTCAACTGTGAGATATGTGGTTCTAAGCATTTAAAGAAAAACATCAAGAGACATCTACGGACTCATGACGAAGATTCATCATCACCAGGAGAGTTCAAGTGTGAAGTGGAGGGTTGCTCTTCCACATTCTCAAAG CCTTCTAATCTTCAGAAACACTTGAAAGCAGTGCACGAGGATATCCGACCCTTTGTATGTGGCTTTCCAGGTTGTGGCATGAGATTTGCATACAAACACGTCAGAAACAACCATGAGAATTCTGGCAGCCACATATATACCTGC GGTGATTTTGTTGAAGCGGATGAAGATTTCACCTCGAGACCTAGAGGTGGACTAAAGAGAAAGCAAGTTACAGCGGAAATGCTTGTAAGGAAGAGAGTCATGCCCCCTCAGTTTGATTCAGAAGAACACGAGACTTGCTAG
- the LOC108817918 gene encoding wax ester synthase/diacylglycerol acyltransferase 2 isoform X2: protein MSMKKQVTEGEEPVSPFAQLFSLPGLDVFNIVTIGWKTEGDPFIIVEGLKNTLINHPRFSSILVTDHDERKGKAKWIPTKTMNDVLLGMVQAGLSRYLNQIYDLETTSKTRKTLDKTCLHGVVFFNLRPNRDIEDLANMMAKGSKCRWGNSIGYVLIPLWMKSENDILEYLRQAKTTMDRKKLSLEPQFSYVLLKLTMEVFGLTALKNLVERIFGKTTMIFSNVVGPAEEISFFGHQISYIAASAFGIPQAVIISIQSYMDKLVINLSVDLDVIPDPHHLCNLIIEALSMMNSSASEKIVHASEV, encoded by the exons ATGTCTATGAAAAAGCAAGTGACGGAGGGAGAGGAGCCAGTTAGTCCATTTGCACAGCTGTTCAGCTTGCCAGGTCTTGACGTCTTCAACATTGTAACCATTGGATGGAAAACTGAAGGCGACCCATTCATCATTGTTGAGGGATTAAAGAATACATTGATTAACCATCCACGCTTCTCTAGCATACTG GTGACGGATCATGACGAGCGCAAAGGAAAAGCTAAATGGATTCCAACAAAG ACAATGAATGATGTTCTTCTTGGAATGGTACAAGCTGGTCTTTCACGATATCTGAATCAAATATACG ATCTTGAAACAACTTCAAAGACAAGAAAAACTCTAGACAAAACATGTCTTCATGGTGTTGTGTTTTTCAACTTAAGGCCAAATAGAGATATCGAG gatttGGCTAATATGATGGCAAAAGGTTCTAAGTGCAGATGGGGAAACTCAATAGGTTATGTTCTTATTCCTTTATGGATGAAGTCAGAGAATGATATACTTGAATATCTCCGACAAGCAAAAACTACTATGGATCGTAAAAAACTTTCTCTTGAACCTCAATTTTCCTATGTGTTGCTCAAATTGACCATGGAGGTTTTTGGATTAACC GCACTCAAAAATCTTGTAGAGAGAATTTTTGGTAAGACAACAATGATTTTCTCAAATGTGGTTGGTCCAGCGGAAGAAATTAGCTTTTTTGGCCATCAGATATCTTACATTGCTGCGAGCGCCTTTGGTATCCCACAG gcTGTCATTATCAGTATACAAAGCTATATGGACAAACTCGTAATCAACCTTTCAGTTGATCTTGACGTGATTCCAGACCCTCATCATCTTTGCAATCTCATCATTGAAGCCCTCAGCATGATGAATTCTTCTGCTTCAGAAAAGATCGTTCATGCCTCAGAGGTTTAA
- the LOC108817918 gene encoding wax ester synthase/diacylglycerol acyltransferase 2 isoform X1, translating into MSMKKQVTEGEEPVSPFAQLFSLPGLDVFNIVTIGWKTEGDPFIIVEGLKNTLINHPRFSSILVTDHDERKGKAKWIPTKVKVEDHVIVPDIDPYIENPDKFLEEYTTNMALSPMDMAKPLWEFHLLKLKTSHAKYVAVARFHHSLGDGMSLMSLLLACTRKTCDPEALPTFLAPKKIQAINAWWSLVAWFWFIIRLLFHTCIEVIKALVFICFARDTTAYIMGKPGAKLSANKFVHKIISLDDVKNVKNAMKMTMNDVLLGMVQAGLSRYLNQIYDLETTSKTRKTLDKTCLHGVVFFNLRPNRDIEDLANMMAKGSKCRWGNSIGYVLIPLWMKSENDILEYLRQAKTTMDRKKLSLEPQFSYVLLKLTMEVFGLTALKNLVERIFGKTTMIFSNVVGPAEEISFFGHQISYIAASAFGIPQAVIISIQSYMDKLVINLSVDLDVIPDPHHLCNLIIEALSMMNSSASEKIVHASEV; encoded by the exons ATGTCTATGAAAAAGCAAGTGACGGAGGGAGAGGAGCCAGTTAGTCCATTTGCACAGCTGTTCAGCTTGCCAGGTCTTGACGTCTTCAACATTGTAACCATTGGATGGAAAACTGAAGGCGACCCATTCATCATTGTTGAGGGATTAAAGAATACATTGATTAACCATCCACGCTTCTCTAGCATACTG GTGACGGATCATGACGAGCGCAAAGGAAAAGCTAAATGGATTCCAACAAAGGTAAAAGTGGAAGATCATGTTATTGTTCCAGATATAGATCCATACATTGAGAATCCTGACAAATTTCTAGAGGAGTATACAACAAACATGGCTCTTTCTCCAATGGATATGGCCAAACCTTTATGGGAGTTTCATTTATTGAAACTTAAGACATCACATGCAAAATATGTAGCTGTGGCTAGGTTCCATCATTCTTTAGGCGATGGAATGTCTCTTATGTCTCTTTTACTCGCTTGTACTCGAAAAACATGTGATCCTGAGGCCTTGCCTACTTTTCTGGCTCCGAAGAAAATACAAGCAATAAACGCTTGGTGGTCGTTGGTTGCTTGGTTCTGGTTCATAATAAGACTACTGTTCCATACTTGTATTGAAGTTATCAAAGCTCTGGTTTTTATATGCTTTGCGAGAGACACCACAGCTTATATAATGGGTAAACCAGGAGCTAAACTTAGCGCTAATAAGTTTGTTCACAAAATCATTAGTTTGGATGATGTTAAAAATGTGAAGAACGCTATGAAGATG ACAATGAATGATGTTCTTCTTGGAATGGTACAAGCTGGTCTTTCACGATATCTGAATCAAATATACG ATCTTGAAACAACTTCAAAGACAAGAAAAACTCTAGACAAAACATGTCTTCATGGTGTTGTGTTTTTCAACTTAAGGCCAAATAGAGATATCGAG gatttGGCTAATATGATGGCAAAAGGTTCTAAGTGCAGATGGGGAAACTCAATAGGTTATGTTCTTATTCCTTTATGGATGAAGTCAGAGAATGATATACTTGAATATCTCCGACAAGCAAAAACTACTATGGATCGTAAAAAACTTTCTCTTGAACCTCAATTTTCCTATGTGTTGCTCAAATTGACCATGGAGGTTTTTGGATTAACC GCACTCAAAAATCTTGTAGAGAGAATTTTTGGTAAGACAACAATGATTTTCTCAAATGTGGTTGGTCCAGCGGAAGAAATTAGCTTTTTTGGCCATCAGATATCTTACATTGCTGCGAGCGCCTTTGGTATCCCACAG gcTGTCATTATCAGTATACAAAGCTATATGGACAAACTCGTAATCAACCTTTCAGTTGATCTTGACGTGATTCCAGACCCTCATCATCTTTGCAATCTCATCATTGAAGCCCTCAGCATGATGAATTCTTCTGCTTCAGAAAAGATCGTTCATGCCTCAGAGGTTTAA
- the LOC108817913 gene encoding protein NRT1/ PTR FAMILY 5.13-like isoform X1: MATTAATPLLEEHVIDAVDHRGLAAGRSNTGRWNAAWFIIGVEVAERFAYYGIASNLISYLTGPLGQSTAVAAANVNAWSGISSILPVLGAFVADAFLGRYRTIIIASLIYVLGMSLLTLSALLVPSTSESTNVTTSMLNLLFFFSLYLVAIGQSGHKPCVQAFGADQFDEKDTKEKRDRSSFFNWWYLSMSAGICLAIVVVVYIQEAVGWALGFGIPCVFMVISLVLFVLGRRSYRYSKSRQGKETNPFTRIGRVFLVAFKNRRLSQVQTELEANPSQGSQEKLRFLNKALLAPHASTEEDNVCSVSDVEDATALVGLIPVWLTTLGYALPYAQYMTFFTKQGATLERTIFPGVKIPSASLQVLIGIAIVLFVPIYDRVLVPISRSITKDPCGITTLKRIGTGMVLATLTMVVAALVESKRIQTAKEYGLIDEAETTVPMSIWWLVPQYLMLGLADVLTLVGMQEFFYSQVPTELRSIGLALYLSALGVGSLLSSLLVSVIDLVTGGDAGNSWFNSNLNRAHLDYFYWLLAVISAVGLSVFLFVSKSYIYRRVDGV; the protein is encoded by the exons ATGGCGACAACCGCAGCAACTCCTCTTCTAGAAGAACACGTGATCGACGCCGTTGACCACCGCGGACTTGCCGCGGGCAGATCAAACACCGGTAGATGGAATGCCGCATGGTTCATAATCG GTGTGGAGGTGGCGGAGAGGTTCGCTTATTATGGGATCGCATCAAACCTTATCAGCTACTTGACTGGACCACTTGGTCAATCTACGGCGGTTGCCGCAGCTAACGTCAACGCGTGGTCGGGAATCTCCTCTATCCTTCCTGTTCTTGGAGCTTTCGTGGCCGACGCTTTTCTTGGTCGGTACCGAACCATTATCATCGCGTCTCTTATCTACGTCCTG GGGATGTCACTTTTGACTTTGTCTGCACTCCTGGTTCCTAGCACTAGTGAGAGTACCAATGTGACCACTTCAATGCTAAATCtactcttctttttctctctgtaTCTGGTGGCCATTGGACAAAGTGGGCACAAGCCTTGTGTTCAGGCCTTTGGTGCAGATCAGTTTGATGAAAAAGATACAAAAGAGAAACGTGACAGAAGCTCCTTCTTTAACTGGTGGTACCTTAGTATGTCTGCAGGGATCTGCTTGGCTATTGTAGTTGTTGTGTACATTCAGGAAGCTGTCGGGTGGGCACTCGGGTTCGGTATACCTTGTGTGTTCATGGTGATATCTCTTGTTCTGTTTGTGTTAGGGAGAAGAAGTTACAGGTACAGTAAAAGTAGACAGGGAAAGGAAACCAACCCTTTTACCAGGATAGGTAGAGTCTTCCTTGTAGCATTCAAGAACCGAAGATTGAGTCAAGTTCAGACAGAGCTGGAGGCGAACCCATCTCAAGGGTCTCAAGAGAAGCTAAG GTTTCTCAACAAAGCCTTGCTTGCCCCACATGCATCTACTGAAGAGGACAATGTATGCAGTGTTAGTGACGTTGAAGATGCCACAGCTCTTGTCGGACTTATACCAGTATGGCTTACAACTCTAGGCTACGCACTACCCTACGCGCAATACATGACTTTCTTCACAAAGCAAGGTGCAACATTAGAAAGAACAATCTTCCCTGGTGTGAAGATCCCCTCTGCTTCTCTTCAGGTCCTTATCGGCATAGCAATAGTCCTCTTTGTCCCTATCTATGACCGTGTTTTGGTACCAATCTCCAGGTCCATAACAAAAGATCCTTGTGGCATCACAACGCTCAAAAGAATTGGAACCGGAATGGTACTAGCAACTCTCACTATGGTGGTTGCAGCACTGGTTGAGTCAAAGAGGATCCAGACAGCAAAAGAATACGGGCTTATAGACGAAGCGGAAACAACGGTTCCAATGTCTATATGGTGGTTAGTCCCTCAGTACCTGATGCTGGGATTGGCTGACGTACTTACATTAGTGGGAATGCAAGAGTTTTTCTACAGCCAAGTCCCCACCGAGCTGAGAAGCATCGGTCTCGCGCTTTACTTAAGTGCATTGGGTGTGGGAAGCTTATTGAGCAGCTTGCTTGTGTCTGTGATTGATTTGGTCACTGGAGGAGATGCTGGAAACAGCTGGTTCAATAGTAACTTGAACAGAGCACATCTCgattatttttattggttactTGCTGTTATTAGCGCCGTGGGGTTGTCTGTGTTCTTGTTTGTTTCTAAGTCATATATCTATCGTCGTGTGGATGGAGTCTAG
- the LOC108817913 gene encoding protein NRT1/ PTR FAMILY 5.13-like isoform X2: MECRMVHNRIFSGVEVAERFAYYGIASNLISYLTGPLGQSTAVAAANVNAWSGISSILPVLGAFVADAFLGRYRTIIIASLIYVLGMSLLTLSALLVPSTSESTNVTTSMLNLLFFFSLYLVAIGQSGHKPCVQAFGADQFDEKDTKEKRDRSSFFNWWYLSMSAGICLAIVVVVYIQEAVGWALGFGIPCVFMVISLVLFVLGRRSYRYSKSRQGKETNPFTRIGRVFLVAFKNRRLSQVQTELEANPSQGSQEKLRFLNKALLAPHASTEEDNVCSVSDVEDATALVGLIPVWLTTLGYALPYAQYMTFFTKQGATLERTIFPGVKIPSASLQVLIGIAIVLFVPIYDRVLVPISRSITKDPCGITTLKRIGTGMVLATLTMVVAALVESKRIQTAKEYGLIDEAETTVPMSIWWLVPQYLMLGLADVLTLVGMQEFFYSQVPTELRSIGLALYLSALGVGSLLSSLLVSVIDLVTGGDAGNSWFNSNLNRAHLDYFYWLLAVISAVGLSVFLFVSKSYIYRRVDGV; the protein is encoded by the exons ATGGAATGCCGCATGGTTCATAATCG TATCTTTTCAGGTGTGGAGGTGGCGGAGAGGTTCGCTTATTATGGGATCGCATCAAACCTTATCAGCTACTTGACTGGACCACTTGGTCAATCTACGGCGGTTGCCGCAGCTAACGTCAACGCGTGGTCGGGAATCTCCTCTATCCTTCCTGTTCTTGGAGCTTTCGTGGCCGACGCTTTTCTTGGTCGGTACCGAACCATTATCATCGCGTCTCTTATCTACGTCCTG GGGATGTCACTTTTGACTTTGTCTGCACTCCTGGTTCCTAGCACTAGTGAGAGTACCAATGTGACCACTTCAATGCTAAATCtactcttctttttctctctgtaTCTGGTGGCCATTGGACAAAGTGGGCACAAGCCTTGTGTTCAGGCCTTTGGTGCAGATCAGTTTGATGAAAAAGATACAAAAGAGAAACGTGACAGAAGCTCCTTCTTTAACTGGTGGTACCTTAGTATGTCTGCAGGGATCTGCTTGGCTATTGTAGTTGTTGTGTACATTCAGGAAGCTGTCGGGTGGGCACTCGGGTTCGGTATACCTTGTGTGTTCATGGTGATATCTCTTGTTCTGTTTGTGTTAGGGAGAAGAAGTTACAGGTACAGTAAAAGTAGACAGGGAAAGGAAACCAACCCTTTTACCAGGATAGGTAGAGTCTTCCTTGTAGCATTCAAGAACCGAAGATTGAGTCAAGTTCAGACAGAGCTGGAGGCGAACCCATCTCAAGGGTCTCAAGAGAAGCTAAG GTTTCTCAACAAAGCCTTGCTTGCCCCACATGCATCTACTGAAGAGGACAATGTATGCAGTGTTAGTGACGTTGAAGATGCCACAGCTCTTGTCGGACTTATACCAGTATGGCTTACAACTCTAGGCTACGCACTACCCTACGCGCAATACATGACTTTCTTCACAAAGCAAGGTGCAACATTAGAAAGAACAATCTTCCCTGGTGTGAAGATCCCCTCTGCTTCTCTTCAGGTCCTTATCGGCATAGCAATAGTCCTCTTTGTCCCTATCTATGACCGTGTTTTGGTACCAATCTCCAGGTCCATAACAAAAGATCCTTGTGGCATCACAACGCTCAAAAGAATTGGAACCGGAATGGTACTAGCAACTCTCACTATGGTGGTTGCAGCACTGGTTGAGTCAAAGAGGATCCAGACAGCAAAAGAATACGGGCTTATAGACGAAGCGGAAACAACGGTTCCAATGTCTATATGGTGGTTAGTCCCTCAGTACCTGATGCTGGGATTGGCTGACGTACTTACATTAGTGGGAATGCAAGAGTTTTTCTACAGCCAAGTCCCCACCGAGCTGAGAAGCATCGGTCTCGCGCTTTACTTAAGTGCATTGGGTGTGGGAAGCTTATTGAGCAGCTTGCTTGTGTCTGTGATTGATTTGGTCACTGGAGGAGATGCTGGAAACAGCTGGTTCAATAGTAACTTGAACAGAGCACATCTCgattatttttattggttactTGCTGTTATTAGCGCCGTGGGGTTGTCTGTGTTCTTGTTTGTTTCTAAGTCATATATCTATCGTCGTGTGGATGGAGTCTAG